The sequence GATTCGCTGGCAACAATCTTGCGCTCCAGCTCTGCTGCGGGATAGTCAAATTCGAGCGCGACAAAGCGCTGCCGGGTGCTTTGCTTGAGATCCTTGAGCACACTCTGGTAGCCGGGGTTGTATGAAATGGCGAGGCAGAAGTCGTCATTGGCCTCCAGCAGGGTGCCAAGCTTTTCCATGGGCAGCGCGCGTCTATCGTCTGCCAGGGGGTGAATCACCACCATGGTGTCCTTGCGCGCTTCGACGATCTCGTCCAGATAGCAAATGCCCCCGGCCCGCACGGCGCGGGCCAGGGGGCCATCCACCCAGATGGTTTCACCGCCCTTGACCAGAAAGCGTCCCACCAGGTCGGAGGCGGTCAAGTCATCATGGCAGGAAACCGTGATCAGCGGGCGCTTGAGACGCCATGCCATGTATTCCATGAAGCGCGTCTTGCCGCAGCCGGTCGGCCCTTTGAGCAGCACCGGCAGCTTGTTCTGGTAAGCCGCCTCGAAAATGGCGATTTCCTGGCCTATCAGCTCGTAGTAGGGCTCCTCGCGGATAAAGTGCTCTTCCGGTGCCAGGGAGTGGGCTTCCATCCTGATGGATCGCCTAATCGTTGCCGCCACAGCCACAATCGCCGGGCCTGGGGTCCGGGCTGTACTTGTCGTCCTCGAGTTTCTGGCGGTCCTTTTGCATTCCAGCGATGATGGACTGCGCGCGTTCATTCAGTCTGGCGCGGTGTTTTTCGAAAGATCCTTCCTGTTCTTCAAGGAATTTTTCGTTGAACAGCGATTGTTTGAGGAAGTTGAAACCGAACTCCATCAGCTTCTCATCGTCGGCTACGATTTCCGCCATGGTCTCAACCGGTACGATATAGGACGCATTGAAAGAGGGGCTGATGACGAAAGCGCGGAAGCGGTCCAGGTCATAGCTGGTCATGAAGAACAACTGATTGGAGATTTGTGGCGGTTTGCCGACGGATGGGCCGGCGGATTTCTTTTTCAGGATCAACTGGCGCCAGCCGCGGCTCTTTTCGTCGTAGTCGCTGACGCCTTGTTCCTGGCGGTATTCGTCGATGGTCAGTTTGCGCGGCTCCTGGTGACCGAGGCAGTGTTTTTCCTGCACCAGTGCGTAGGCGGTCCGGTCGGTGTATTCATCCGAACGGCGCATCGAGAGGAGGGCGACCGGGTAGTAGCGGCAGGCGGCCGGGCGATCCTCGTACACGCTGCAACCTTCCTCAACCATGAACTGACAGGCGGTGCCGCCTTCAACCGGCTGGAATTTCACACCAGGCAGGCCGTCCTTGTCCAGTTCGTAGGGAAAGGTATATTGCTTCAGAAAGTCGCCGGAGGAAAGGTTCAGGCGGTTTTTTAGCCGCAGGATGTCAAAAGGCGTCAGCGGAATATCGATATTGCTGCAACAGGCATTCCAGCATTTGACCTGGCGGTGGCAGCGGAACTGGATGGTGGTGTCGCCTTCCAGCATGTTGGGCATGACCGGGCTTTCCACAAAGGGAGAGTCTTTGGCCAGATTCTGAAATTCTTGTTCGTCCATGATTACCTCGTTTGTGCGCCAGGCGCGGTTATTTCTAAATGTCCAGGCAGAAGGATGTCTGAGTGCGAGTCCTTGTGTCTTGGCACTTGACCATGAGTGCAACATGCATATTTTAACGTGAAAGAAAAAACCGGGCACCCTGCGGCGCCCGGCTTTCATTTTACTACACTGTTACAGCAAACTCTTAGTGAGCAGCAGGCTTGAACAGCTTGGACTTGTCAACCAGATCCACGTGAGCGCGCTTGAAGCAGGTCCACTGTTTGGTTGTTTTGTCGTAGATCGAGTTCACGAAACACTTCCAGTTCTCTTCATCGACAAAGTTCTTGTCCATGCGGTAGTAGAAGCCAGGGTAACGGCTTTCTTCACGGAACAGGATGTGTTTCATGTGAGCTTCGGCAGTCAGGATGCGATGGTAGTTTTCCCATGCGCGCAGCAGTTCGTGCAGATCTTTTGCACGCATTTTTTCTGCGTCTTCCTTCAGCATGTCCAGCTTCTCGCTAGCTACAGCCAACATCTTGTCGTTGGTGGTGTAGTAGGTTGCAACACCAGCAACATACTCGTCCATGATTTTTTGCAGACGGAACTGCAGCATTTTCGGAGTAATGTAGTTGGGGTTCACGTCGATCGCGGTGGAGTAGTCCTTGAATTCCAGGTAGTTGCGAACTGGCTTGTAGATTTCAGCTACCAGTTGATCTACCGGGGTGTCCAACTCGACCTTCATGTCTTTGTTGTCAACACAGTACTTGACCATGGACTTGGCGCACAGGCGGCCTTCAGCGTGAGAGCCGGAGGAGAACTTGTGGCCGGATGCGCCCACGCCGTCACCAGCAGTGAACAGACCCTTGACCGTTGTCATGGAGCGGTAGCCCCAGTTCCAGCCGCTAGGCAGGTGAGCAGGAACGCCGTCCTTGGTTTCGCTGGTAGGCGCACCGACGTCTTCCGGACCGGATACCCAGATACCGCAGCAACCGGAGTGGGAGCCGAGCAGGTAGGGTTCGGTTGGCATCAGTTCGGAGTTTTTCTTCTCTGGCTCGATGTTTTCACCAACCCAAACGCCGCACTGACCAACGCACATGTCCAGGAAGTCTTCCCATGCTTCAGCTTCCAGGTGCTTAACTTCACGTGGGGAAAGCGTTTCACGCAGTTTTGCAAGAGCAGTCACGGTGTCCATGTAAATCGGACCGCGGCCTTCTTTCATTTCCTTCAGCATCAGGTGGTTACGCAGGCAGGAAGCAGGAACGGCAGCTTGACCATACGGAGGATAGTCATTCAGCAGTTCTTTGTTCTTGACCATGTACACTTCGCCGTTGGCGTTGGTGGCCTGGGCTTTGAACAACAGGAACCAGGCACCGACAGGGCCGTAACCGTCTTTGAAACGGGCTGGCACGAAGCGGTTTTCCATCATGGTCAGTTCGGCGCCAGCTTCGGCAGCCATGGAGTAGGTCGAACCTGCGTTCCATACTGGGTACCATGCACGGCCTTGGCCTTCGCCAACGGAACGTGGGCGGAACAGGTTTACGCAACCACCGGCAGCCAGCAGAATTGCCTTGGCCTTGTACACAACAACCTTGTTTTCACGAACGGAGAAGCCTACAGCACCAGCGATGCGGTTCTTGTCAGCTTTGTCATTCACCAGTTTAACGATGAAAATACGTTCCTGGATGCGGTCCATGCCGAGCGCTTTTTTAGCAGCTTCAGCAACGATCCATTTGTAGGATTCGCCGTTGATCATGATCTGCCACTTACCGGAACGTACGGGCTTGCCGCCGTCTTTCAGTTTTGGCATTTCAACGGAACCGTCGTGACGCTCACCGGCTTCGTCGGTCTTCCAGATGGGCAGGCCCCACTCTTCGAACAGGTGAACGGATTCGTCAACGTGACGGCCCACATCGTAGGCCAGATCGTCACGGGTAATACCCATCAGGTCGTTGGACACCATACGTGCGTAGTCAGCTGGGTCTTGCGCATCACCGATGTAGGTGTTGATGGCGGACAGACCTTGAGCAACGGCGCCGGAGCGGTCCATTGCAGCCTTGTCTACCAGCTTGATTTTCAGGTCAACGCCGTTTTCGCGCTTGGCTGCATCAGCCCAACGCATGATTTCATAAGCCGCACCAGAACAAGCCATGCCGCCGCCGATAAGAAGAATGTCAACTTCTTCTTGGATTACTTCAGGATTTTCAAAGGTTCCAGACATCTTATTTACCTTTCAATATTCGTTAACAATAACTGTTCGTCGCGTCTTACTTGCGAATCAGTTCAGCAGGGTTGCCAGCACGATAGCCATTCATCTGGTTAAAGAAACCGGATTTGGCAACATCTGCCATGTTTGCTTCAGGCTTGCCACCGTAGCAGTCGATCGAACCTTCTGGCGTGGTGCGGATCGGGAATTTGAAGCGCTTCAGCACGCCGTTGCGGAATTTGATGGTCCACATGATGGAGTCGGAACCACGCAGAGGCTGCACGGAACCACCCAGTGGCACAACGTCAGCATAGTGACGTACTTCGATTGCCTGTTGTGGGCAAATCTTTACGCAGGAATAGCATTCCCAGCACTGCTCGGGTTCCTGGTTGAACGCCTTCATGGCGTGGCCGGTTTCGGAACCATCTTTGTCAAGCTTCATCAGGTCGTGCGGGCAGATGTACATGCACGCGGTTTTGTCCTGACCTTTGCAGCCGTCACATTTGTCGGTACGTACAAAAGTTGGCATTGCTTTTACTCCTCAGTAATGACATTACAACTATAAAAAAGCCGGTTACACACAGTGGCCGGCCAACCTTAAAAAACTTATTTTGCTGAATGACCTTTAAGTTCGATCTTGATATTTTCTTCAGCGGAAAGGCCTGCGTAATATTTCTGCAGTACCTTGGCCACTTCCGGCCGGCTGAATTCTACAGGGAGATCCTTGCCTTCGGAAAGCATTGAACGCACCTTGGTGCCGGACAACAGGATGCGGTCGTCCTTGGTGTGCGGGCAGGTGCGCTGCGAGGCCATGCCGCCGCACTTGTTGCACCAGAAGGTCCAGTCGATGTTCATGTTCTGGGTTTCGAGTGAGCCCTTGGGGATCTCGTCGAAAATTTTCTGAGCGTCGAACGGGCCGTAGTAGTCGCCCACGCCGGCGTGGTCGCGGCCAACGATCAGGTGCGAGCAGCCATAGTTCTGGCGGAACAGCGCGTGCAGCAGCGCTTCACGCGGGCCTGCATAGCGCATGTCCAGCGGATAGCCGGCCTGGATCACCGTGTTGGGTGCAAAATAGTTCTCAACCAGCACGCTGATGGCTTCGGAGCGAACTTCGGCAGGGATGTCGCCCGGCTTCAGGGCCCCCAGCAGGGAGTGGACCAGCACGCCGTCCATGGTTTCGATGGCAATTTTGGCCAGGTATTCGTGGGAGCGGTGCATCGGATTGCGGGTCTGGAAGGCGGCAATCTTGGACCAGCCAAGCTTCTCGAACAGCGCGCGGGTCTCGGCAGGCGTCATGAACTGCTCGCCGTACTCTTCCTTGAATGTGCCGGTGGAGAGGACCTTGACCGGACCGGCCAGATTATATTTGCCCTGGGCCATGACCATCTTGACGCCGGGGTGTTCCATGTCGGTGGTCTTGTAGACCTGCATGCACTCGTGGCCTTTATCGATGCTGTATTTCTCGGTCACCTTCATGGTGCCCATGATCTCGCCGGACTCACCGTCAACCAGGGCGATCTCGTCACCGTCCTTGATGCTCTCGTCGTCGGTCGACAGGGTGACTGGAATGGGCCAGAACAGGCCGTTGGCCATTTTGTATGCATCGCATACGCCTTGCCAGTCAGAATGCATCATGAAACCGTTGAGGGGAGTGAATCCACCGATGCCGAGCATGATGAGGTCGCCGGTTTCGCGCGAGCTCATTTTGACTTTGGCCATGCCTTGAGCACGTGCCAGTTCTGCTTTCAACGCATCGCCAGTCAGTAACAGAGGCTTGAGTTCACCGCCGCCGTGTGGCCGAACTAGTTTGGACATGTTTTCTCCATTTCTTTGGTTTAATGGTTTATTGCTGCTGGGTTCGGTAAAAATTTTCCGAAGAATACCATGTAGGGTCGGGCGATTTGATCCATATTTTCTATCTTCGAATAAGTTAATTCGATAATTTTATCCGGATAGATATCAGAATATTCTGATTTTCTGCTTGTCTTGATGAGGGCGGTCTGAGCTATGTTTGCCATGGAACCACTGCACAAGTGTTCATCGAGAGGAACGCATTACGAAGTAATCCCGCCGCTATTTGAAAAGCAGGATTGCTTCGCTGCTCGCAAAGACCGCGCGCACTTGTTCAGGCCTGCTTTAATTAAAGTCCAAAAAATTCTTTGATCTTGTTCAGTATTTCAGAGTTTGCCTGGTGGTGAGAATGTTGCGCGGCAGCCAACCCATCCTGAACTGAATTCAGTTCAGCCTGGCGAGCCGCCAGAACCTGGCTGATTTCTTCCGCAATGGATGGCCTCGATTGAATGATGCTCTCGAAGGCTTCCTTGTCGAGCCGGTAGCATTCAACATCGGTTTTTGCCGTTACTGTTGTGCTCCGGGGGGCGCCGGTCATCATGCCCATCTCGCCAAAGAAACTGCCTGCATGAATGGTGGAAATTATCTTGTTGCCGCTACCGGATTCCAGCACGACCTCGGCTTCTCCCTCGGTCAGGATGTAGAGCCAATGTGCAACTGCACCCTGCCTGGTTATAGTGTCGCCTTTTACAAATGGAGCATACTTCAGGCGCCCTGCCGCGGTGTTCAATTCATCGTCGCTGAAGGACCGGAACAGATCGACCTTGCGCAAGGTTTTCATACGGCTGGCAATTTCACGCGAAAGGCGGATTACATCGCTTTTTTCGCCTTCCTTGAATAGATGGATGTTGCCCTCCGGTACCGGCAGGCGGATGTCTGCTCTTTTCAGCGCGGCGTAGATATGAGTACGGACCGCTGAATCGGTCGGGTCGTCAACGGCAATATCCGTCAGCCAGTAACGCACGGCATACCGAGCGGCGCTTTTGTCGAAATCCATCATTACGCAATTAGGTAGGGGATCCCGCGCTACACGCGGAATTTCTGCGGACTGGATGGCTTTTTCGACGATTTCTATCACGCGTGCCGGTGGAATGTTGTAATCCACATTGAACCATACCCAGCGCCGCCATAATTCGGCTTGTCCTGCACGTTTGCCGAGGACGCTGAACTTGGATTTCATCAGCACGCTGTTGGGGATGATCACCGTTTCCCAGTTGCGCGTTTCAACGGAAGTCGAGCGCCAGCGAATGTCGACAACCTTGCCGATCACGTCATCCACCTTGATCCAGTCGCCAACCTGGATCGAATTGT comes from Sulfuricella sp. and encodes:
- a CDS encoding CbbQ/NirQ/NorQ/GpvN family protein, encoding MEAHSLAPEEHFIREEPYYELIGQEIAIFEAAYQNKLPVLLKGPTGCGKTRFMEYMAWRLKRPLITVSCHDDLTASDLVGRFLVKGGETIWVDGPLARAVRAGGICYLDEIVEARKDTMVVIHPLADDRRALPMEKLGTLLEANDDFCLAISYNPGYQSVLKDLKQSTRQRFVALEFDYPAAELERKIVASESGVALDVAEKLVKFAQMTRNLKGSGLEEGASTRLLVHAAKLIASGIEPVVACQSAIAQAITDDAEMLAAVHELSSSLF
- a CDS encoding YkgJ family cysteine cluster protein — protein: MDEQEFQNLAKDSPFVESPVMPNMLEGDTTIQFRCHRQVKCWNACCSNIDIPLTPFDILRLKNRLNLSSGDFLKQYTFPYELDKDGLPGVKFQPVEGGTACQFMVEEGCSVYEDRPAACRYYPVALLSMRRSDEYTDRTAYALVQEKHCLGHQEPRKLTIDEYRQEQGVSDYDEKSRGWRQLILKKKSAGPSVGKPPQISNQLFFMTSYDLDRFRAFVISPSFNASYIVPVETMAEIVADDEKLMEFGFNFLKQSLFNEKFLEEQEGSFEKHRARLNERAQSIIAGMQKDRQKLEDDKYSPDPRPGDCGCGGND
- the aprA gene encoding adenylyl-sulfate reductase subunit alpha translates to MSGTFENPEVIQEEVDILLIGGGMACSGAAYEIMRWADAAKRENGVDLKIKLVDKAAMDRSGAVAQGLSAINTYIGDAQDPADYARMVSNDLMGITRDDLAYDVGRHVDESVHLFEEWGLPIWKTDEAGERHDGSVEMPKLKDGGKPVRSGKWQIMINGESYKWIVAEAAKKALGMDRIQERIFIVKLVNDKADKNRIAGAVGFSVRENKVVVYKAKAILLAAGGCVNLFRPRSVGEGQGRAWYPVWNAGSTYSMAAEAGAELTMMENRFVPARFKDGYGPVGAWFLLFKAQATNANGEVYMVKNKELLNDYPPYGQAAVPASCLRNHLMLKEMKEGRGPIYMDTVTALAKLRETLSPREVKHLEAEAWEDFLDMCVGQCGVWVGENIEPEKKNSELMPTEPYLLGSHSGCCGIWVSGPEDVGAPTSETKDGVPAHLPSGWNWGYRSMTTVKGLFTAGDGVGASGHKFSSGSHAEGRLCAKSMVKYCVDNKDMKVELDTPVDQLVAEIYKPVRNYLEFKDYSTAIDVNPNYITPKMLQFRLQKIMDEYVAGVATYYTTNDKMLAVASEKLDMLKEDAEKMRAKDLHELLRAWENYHRILTAEAHMKHILFREESRYPGFYYRMDKNFVDEENWKCFVNSIYDKTTKQWTCFKRAHVDLVDKSKLFKPAAH
- the aprB gene encoding adenylyl-sulfate reductase subunit beta; this encodes MPTFVRTDKCDGCKGQDKTACMYICPHDLMKLDKDGSETGHAMKAFNQEPEQCWECYSCVKICPQQAIEVRHYADVVPLGGSVQPLRGSDSIMWTIKFRNGVLKRFKFPIRTTPEGSIDCYGGKPEANMADVAKSGFFNQMNGYRAGNPAELIRK
- the sat gene encoding sulfate adenylyltransferase — its product is MSKLVRPHGGGELKPLLLTGDALKAELARAQGMAKVKMSSRETGDLIMLGIGGFTPLNGFMMHSDWQGVCDAYKMANGLFWPIPVTLSTDDESIKDGDEIALVDGESGEIMGTMKVTEKYSIDKGHECMQVYKTTDMEHPGVKMVMAQGKYNLAGPVKVLSTGTFKEEYGEQFMTPAETRALFEKLGWSKIAAFQTRNPMHRSHEYLAKIAIETMDGVLVHSLLGALKPGDIPAEVRSEAISVLVENYFAPNTVIQAGYPLDMRYAGPREALLHALFRQNYGCSHLIVGRDHAGVGDYYGPFDAQKIFDEIPKGSLETQNMNIDWTFWCNKCGGMASQRTCPHTKDDRILLSGTKVRSMLSEGKDLPVEFSRPEVAKVLQKYYAGLSAEENIKIELKGHSAK
- a CDS encoding mechanosensitive ion channel family protein, coding for MNALQEISSFAWHQGIGYLIGSVFFIAMLLYRLRPADRRTLTHTLFFFAVCLAGLLISGIFHTLGLAKAASILHEIFIVAEGIVLIRLCGMFIFRVLLPAAHLSTPSILEDMLVIVGYLIWGMIRLRYAGMDLSGIVTTSAVITAVIAFSMQDTLGNILGGLALELDNSIQVGDWIKVDDVIGKVVDIRWRSTSVETRNWETVIIPNSVLMKSKFSVLGKRAGQAELWRRWVWFNVDYNIPPARVIEIVEKAIQSAEIPRVARDPLPNCVMMDFDKSAARYAVRYWLTDIAVDDPTDSAVRTHIYAALKRADIRLPVPEGNIHLFKEGEKSDVIRLSREIASRMKTLRKVDLFRSFSDDELNTAAGRLKYAPFVKGDTITRQGAVAHWLYILTEGEAEVVLESGSGNKIISTIHAGSFFGEMGMMTGAPRSTTVTAKTDVECYRLDKEAFESIIQSRPSIAEEISQVLAARQAELNSVQDGLAAAQHSHHQANSEILNKIKEFFGL